The window TCGCCCGAGACGATGTCTTTTGTCAGCACCCGGACGGAGGCCCATGCCATGCCGCCGGTGACGGCCGCGCCGATGAGATGGAATGCTGTTTTCAGCGCGGCGGCCATGCGCGGGCGTCTGGCCGAGAGCGGGCCGATAAACACGGAGGTATGTGCCAGTCGGTCGGCCCGGACCGTGGCCGCGAGTTGCAGCGCAACGATGAGGACGACGAGCAGGCCGCCGAGTTCGGAAACGAGTGGGAGAGAGGCACCGAAGACGTTGCGGGCGACGATGTCGGCGCAGATGATCAGCATGAGGCCGACGATCATCATCGTGCCGAGCGCGGCGCTGCCCTCGACAATGAAGGTCCAGCCGCGGAAGAGGCGCCCCCCGGAGGAGACGCTGTCTTTATCGGAACGCGGTGTCACGTCAGAGTTCTTCGTCCCAGTTGCGGATCGGGGTTTCGCCACGGGCACGAACCCCATCGAGATAGGCGCGCATGAAATCCTGCGCGGGTACGCCCTGCGCTTCCAGCCCATCGGCCCATTCCTTGGCGATGTTGGGCATGGCCGTGACCCAGGCCTCGCGGTCCGCATCGCTCATCGGGGTGATTTTCACGGGCGGCGACTGGGTGGCGCCGATCTCCACCATCTTGTCGAACACGGCTTCGTGCCGCTCCAGCAGATCCTGGCCATGGGAGACCGTGTAGTACTTGCCGGCCTCGACCATCGCCTGCTGCACTTCCTCGGGCAGGCTTTCCCACGTGTCGTTGTTGATGGCGACGGCACCGGAAAAGGCGGTGCCCATGTCTACGCGGGTGATGTGCGGGGCGACTTCGTAGATTTTCGCCGGCAGAACACCGAGGGCGAGAGAGAGAACACCGTCGGAGACGCCCGTCTGGATATCTGTGTAGAAGGTCGTGAGCGCGCCATCGACGGCATTGGCACCGGTGCCGCGCAGCCAGTTGCCTAGAACACCGGGGGCGGAGATCTTCATGCCATCGAGGGCCGCGAAGCCCGCAAGCGGCTCCGACGTATAGAGATCGTAGCCGTCGGTGCCGGTGAAGCCGAGCGCCTTCAGGTTATACTGCTCCCATTCGTTGCGGAAGGCATCGTCGGTCTCGAACAGTTCGGACATGACCTCCAGTTGCAGCGCGGGGTTGTTGGTGGAGAACGGCGCATAGCTGGAGGCCTGGGACAGTGGCAGGCGGGCGGGCTCAAGGAAGGAGAAGACCCAGCCGATATCGGTGATGCCTTCCTCGACGGAGGTCAGTGTCGCGTTGGCCTTGTAGAGGGTGCCGCCGAAAGCTTCGTTCCACGCAATTTCGTAGTTGCCGGACTCGGCGAGGATCTCATCGGTTCTGGCCATGAAATGGCTCTTGATCATGCCGACCCACGGGATCACCAGCGGATGGCTGGAGGCGACGGTGAGATCGATGGTTTCCTGCGCACGGACGGAGCCGGGCAGAAAGAGCGTGGCGGCGATGGCGGCGCCGATCAGATGTTTCATGTTAATCCTCCCATTTTTTTGTTTATTCGACGGCGAAGGTCTGGCTGGAGAAATCCAGCCGGACCTGCACCGAGCCTTCGTTGATCATCCATGGACGCAC of the Algicella marina genome contains:
- a CDS encoding TRAP transporter small permease subunit, with protein sequence MTPRSDKDSVSSGGRLFRGWTFIVEGSAALGTMMIVGLMLIICADIVARNVFGASLPLVSELGGLLVVLIVALQLAATVRADRLAHTSVFIGPLSARRPRMAAALKTAFHLIGAAVTGGMAWASVRVLTKDIVSGEFIGTPGLGTLPTWPFRALILAGLTIAALEFLRRAGTQLASLRKPAP
- a CDS encoding C4-dicarboxylate TRAP transporter substrate-binding protein, which encodes MKHLIGAAIAATLFLPGSVRAQETIDLTVASSHPLVIPWVGMIKSHFMARTDEILAESGNYEIAWNEAFGGTLYKANATLTSVEEGITDIGWVFSFLEPARLPLSQASSYAPFSTNNPALQLEVMSELFETDDAFRNEWEQYNLKALGFTGTDGYDLYTSEPLAGFAALDGMKISAPGVLGNWLRGTGANAVDGALTTFYTDIQTGVSDGVLSLALGVLPAKIYEVAPHITRVDMGTAFSGAVAINNDTWESLPEEVQQAMVEAGKYYTVSHGQDLLERHEAVFDKMVEIGATQSPPVKITPMSDADREAWVTAMPNIAKEWADGLEAQGVPAQDFMRAYLDGVRARGETPIRNWDEEL